From one Gallionella capsiferriformans ES-2 genomic stretch:
- the cimA gene encoding citramalate synthase: MSQVFLYDTTLRDGTQREDISLSVDDKLIIAKRLGDFGFHYIEGGWPGSNPKDAEFFARAAKLELGGAKLAAFGRTRQKNKSCEEDSNLEALLAAKTPVVTMVGKSSDYHVKLVLAASLEENLAMIRDSVAYMKQNGREVMFDAEHFFDGFLANKDYALASLRAATEAGADWLVLCETNGGKLPWEVEEIVREVRQHIPTPLGVHCHNDTGCGVANSLAAVRGGCTQVQGTINGYGERVGNANLTTIIPNLQLKMDRKVVKAEQLRELTSLAQYVAEVVNLKHYNHAPYIGRSAFAHKGGIHVAAMLKAADTYQHIDPQLVGNETRSVVSELSGRGNIQFHAKSLGIDLNNDDAQRVLGHIKHLEHEGFTFEAAEASVELMLHRLRSDYVQPFELIDYFVITEKRQSRGLLSEATVKVKVNGETKFVAAEGNGPVNALSTALRSALAGVYPVLTTVRLIDYKVRILDSANGTSAQIRVLITFQGGGHVWTTVGASANIIEASWRALSDSLEYALVKLN; encoded by the coding sequence ATGAGCCAAGTCTTTCTTTATGACACCACACTGCGCGATGGCACCCAGCGTGAAGATATCTCCCTGTCCGTTGACGACAAGCTGATCATCGCCAAACGTCTGGGCGATTTTGGCTTTCACTACATCGAAGGGGGCTGGCCGGGCTCCAACCCCAAAGATGCGGAATTTTTCGCGCGTGCTGCAAAGCTGGAGTTGGGTGGCGCAAAGCTTGCCGCATTCGGTCGCACACGGCAAAAGAATAAAAGCTGCGAGGAAGACAGCAACCTTGAAGCGTTGTTAGCTGCAAAAACGCCGGTCGTCACCATGGTAGGCAAAAGTTCTGATTACCACGTTAAACTGGTGCTCGCGGCCTCTCTCGAGGAAAACCTCGCGATGATACGGGACAGCGTGGCCTACATGAAGCAAAACGGGCGCGAAGTGATGTTCGATGCCGAACATTTTTTCGACGGGTTTCTCGCCAATAAAGACTATGCGCTGGCGTCGTTACGGGCAGCGACCGAGGCGGGAGCCGACTGGCTGGTGCTGTGCGAGACCAACGGCGGCAAGCTCCCCTGGGAAGTTGAGGAAATCGTCCGCGAAGTGCGCCAGCATATCCCAACCCCACTGGGCGTACATTGCCACAACGATACCGGCTGCGGCGTCGCCAATTCTCTGGCGGCCGTGCGCGGGGGCTGCACTCAGGTACAGGGCACCATTAATGGCTATGGCGAACGCGTCGGCAACGCCAATCTGACCACCATCATTCCCAATCTGCAACTCAAGATGGACAGGAAGGTTGTAAAAGCTGAACAACTGCGCGAGTTGACCTCACTCGCCCAGTACGTCGCCGAAGTAGTCAACTTAAAACACTATAATCACGCCCCCTACATCGGTCGCAGCGCGTTCGCACACAAGGGCGGCATCCATGTCGCAGCGATGCTCAAGGCGGCAGACACCTATCAGCACATTGACCCTCAGCTTGTCGGCAATGAGACGCGCTCGGTCGTCTCTGAGCTGTCTGGACGCGGCAATATCCAGTTTCATGCAAAATCGCTCGGGATCGATCTCAACAACGACGACGCACAACGCGTGCTGGGCCACATCAAGCACCTGGAGCACGAAGGGTTCACCTTCGAAGCGGCAGAGGCCAGCGTAGAGCTGATGCTGCACCGCTTACGCAGCGATTATGTTCAACCGTTCGAGCTGATCGACTATTTCGTGATTACGGAAAAACGTCAGAGTCGCGGCCTGCTGTCTGAGGCCACGGTCAAAGTCAAAGTCAATGGCGAAACTAAGTTCGTCGCAGCCGAGGGTAACGGTCCGGTCAACGCGCTCTCCACTGCGCTGCGCAGCGCGCTGGCTGGCGTCTATCCGGTGCTCACCACGGTACGCCTGATCGACTATAAGGTGCGCATCCTGGACAGCGCCAACGGCACTTCAGCACAGATCCGCGTACTGATTACGTTTCAGGGGGGCGGACATGTATGGACGACGGTAGGGGCAAGCGCCAACATCATCGAAGCGAGCTGGCGGGCGCTCTCGGACAGCCTGGAATATGCACTGGTGAAACTCAACTGA
- a CDS encoding OsmC family protein, producing MKARVKWVENVAFLGETESNHAVLMDGAPAAGGRNLGPRPMEMLLLGAGGCTSFDVMSILKKSRQAVTDCYVELDAERAETDPKVFTKIHMHFVVKGRNIKPEVVEKAIKLSAEKYCSASIMLGATALVTHDFEVIQEQD from the coding sequence ATGAAAGCACGCGTTAAATGGGTAGAAAATGTCGCCTTCTTAGGCGAGACCGAAAGCAACCATGCGGTACTGATGGATGGCGCGCCGGCTGCAGGCGGTCGCAATCTTGGCCCGCGCCCGATGGAAATGCTGCTGCTGGGCGCTGGCGGCTGCACCAGTTTTGATGTGATGTCGATACTAAAAAAAAGTCGTCAGGCGGTGACCGACTGCTATGTCGAACTCGATGCGGAACGCGCCGAGACCGACCCGAAAGTCTTTACTAAGATCCACATGCACTTCGTCGTCAAAGGCCGCAACATCAAGCCTGAAGTCGTCGAAAAGGCCATCAAACTGTCAGCCGAAAAATATTGCTCCGCGTCTATCATGCTGGGCGCCACCGCCCTTGTGACGCACGATTTTGAAGTCATTCAGGAACAGGATTAA
- a CDS encoding YdcF family protein gives MSWFITNLTSAFLLPPLSLLLLLLAGIYLFYRQPKFARALCTSALVLLWIASTPYFAEGALHLLENQTHALTADSPKASAIVILGGGTYFHAPEYDNQDTVSEATLLRLRYGARLQRELNAPILVTGGKPLGNGTSEAHQMRTVLEEDFRIPARWTEDASDNTFENARYSYQTLQKAGIRDIYLVTHAWHMLRSAAAFRAAGFVVIEAPTCFTTRYQTNLLAFIPRAEALRDSKIFVHEVIGLLWYQAKLRIHG, from the coding sequence ATGTCCTGGTTCATCACCAATCTCACCAGCGCGTTTTTACTCCCTCCGCTGAGTCTGCTGCTGCTCCTGCTCGCCGGGATATACTTATTTTATCGCCAGCCGAAATTTGCACGCGCGCTTTGCACAAGCGCGCTGGTTCTGCTCTGGATCGCCTCCACGCCTTACTTTGCTGAAGGCGCATTGCACCTGCTGGAAAACCAGACGCACGCACTGACCGCTGACAGCCCGAAAGCGTCGGCGATTGTCATACTAGGCGGCGGGACTTACTTTCACGCCCCGGAGTACGACAATCAGGACACGGTCAGCGAAGCCACGCTGCTTCGCCTGCGCTATGGCGCAAGACTACAGCGCGAGCTCAATGCACCAATATTGGTCACCGGCGGAAAACCGTTAGGCAATGGCACCTCTGAAGCGCACCAGATGCGCACAGTCCTTGAAGAGGATTTTCGTATACCGGCACGCTGGACGGAAGACGCATCCGACAACACGTTCGAAAATGCACGCTATTCGTACCAAACCTTGCAAAAGGCTGGCATACGAGACATCTATCTGGTCACGCACGCGTGGCACATGCTGCGTTCGGCCGCCGCATTTCGCGCGGCAGGTTTTGTAGTCATCGAAGCGCCCACTTGTTTCACCACCCGTTACCAGACTAACCTGTTAGCCTTCATACCCCGCGCGGAAGCACTGCGCGACAGTAAAATATTTGTGCATGAAGTGATCGGATTGCTCTGGTATCAGGCAAAATTACGCATTCACGGTTAA
- the rplM gene encoding 50S ribosomal protein L13 has translation MKTFSAKAHEVQHEWLLVDAADQVLGRLAAQIASRLRGKHKAIYTPHVDTGDFVVVINADKLRVTGNKAEAKLYHRHTGYPGGLYTTNFTKMQGRHPARVLEKAVKGMLPKGPLGYAMLRKMKVYAGPAHPHEAQQPTLINLLKA, from the coding sequence ATGAAAACATTTTCCGCAAAAGCACACGAAGTCCAGCACGAATGGCTTCTTGTTGATGCTGCTGATCAAGTGCTCGGCCGTCTGGCAGCACAAATTGCTTCGCGTCTGCGTGGCAAGCATAAAGCAATTTACACCCCACACGTGGATACCGGCGATTTCGTCGTAGTCATCAATGCGGATAAATTGCGAGTAACAGGTAACAAGGCTGAAGCTAAACTGTACCACCGTCACACAGGTTATCCTGGCGGTTTGTACACGACTAACTTCACCAAGATGCAAGGTCGTCATCCGGCCCGCGTTCTGGAAAAAGCCGTCAAGGGCATGTTGCCTAAAGGCCCTTTGGGCTACGCGATGTTGCGCAAAATGAAGGTATATGCAGGTCCTGCACATCCTCATGAAGCACAACAACCGACACTCATTAACTTGTTGAAGGCTTAA
- the rpsI gene encoding 30S ribosomal protein S9, which produces MTVSYNYGTGRRKSAVARVFIKAGKGDIIVNDKPVDVYFSRETGRMIVRQPLGLTDTLGQFDIMVNVSGGGENGQAGAVRHGITRALIDYNADFKPVLKAAGLVTRDAREVERKKVGLRKARRRKQFSKR; this is translated from the coding sequence ATGACGGTCTCTTATAACTACGGAACAGGTCGCCGCAAAAGCGCGGTAGCACGTGTATTCATCAAGGCCGGCAAGGGCGATATCATCGTCAATGACAAGCCAGTTGATGTGTACTTCTCACGTGAAACAGGCCGCATGATTGTGCGTCAACCTTTGGGCTTGACCGATACACTGGGTCAGTTCGATATCATGGTTAACGTATCAGGCGGCGGTGAAAACGGCCAGGCGGGTGCAGTGCGTCACGGTATTACACGCGCTCTGATTGACTACAACGCAGACTTTAAGCCTGTGTTGAAGGCAGCGGGTCTGGTGACACGTGATGCTCGTGAAGTTGAACGTAAGAAAGTCGGTCTGCGTAAAGCTCGCCGCAGGAAACAGTTCTCCAAGCGTTAA
- the argC gene encoding N-acetyl-gamma-glutamyl-phosphate reductase — MIKVGIVGGTGYTGVELLRLLVLHPEVTLQVITSRADAGTRVDQMFPSLRGLVDLLFVHPDEAHLEQCDAVFFATPNGIAMQQTRALLEAGVRVIDLAADFRLQDIASWEAWYGMTHACPDLVAEAVYGLPEVNREQIKTARLIANPGCYPTAVQLGFFPLLEAGVIEAGSLIADAKSGVSGAGRKAEIPALFAEAGDNFKAYGVAGHRHLPEIKQGLARVSGNGVGLTFVPHLTPLIRGIHATLYGKLTRDVDLQALFEARYADEPFVDVMPAGSHPETRSVRGSNRCRIAVHRPQGGDTVVVLSVIDNLVKGAAGQAVQNLNIMFDFPEAMALNIVPLLP, encoded by the coding sequence ATGATTAAAGTGGGCATAGTAGGCGGTACAGGGTATACAGGCGTTGAGTTGCTGCGACTGTTGGTCTTACATCCAGAGGTTACCTTGCAGGTAATTACCTCGCGCGCCGATGCGGGTACGCGCGTTGATCAGATGTTTCCCAGTCTGCGCGGTTTGGTCGATTTGCTGTTCGTACATCCGGACGAGGCGCATTTAGAGCAGTGCGATGCCGTGTTCTTTGCGACCCCGAACGGGATTGCGATGCAGCAGACGCGCGCACTATTGGAAGCGGGCGTCAGGGTGATCGATCTGGCCGCAGATTTTCGCTTGCAGGACATCGCCTCGTGGGAGGCATGGTATGGCATGACGCACGCCTGTCCTGATCTGGTCGCCGAAGCCGTGTATGGCTTACCTGAAGTCAACCGTGAACAAATCAAGACGGCCCGTTTGATCGCCAATCCGGGTTGCTATCCGACCGCGGTACAACTGGGTTTTTTCCCGTTGCTGGAAGCGGGCGTTATTGAAGCGGGTAGTCTGATCGCCGATGCGAAGTCGGGCGTGTCAGGCGCAGGACGCAAGGCGGAAATTCCGGCGTTGTTTGCTGAGGCGGGTGATAATTTTAAAGCCTATGGGGTTGCAGGTCATCGTCATCTGCCGGAGATCAAGCAGGGGTTGGCGCGCGTATCAGGTAACGGCGTCGGGCTTACTTTTGTGCCGCATTTGACGCCTTTGATACGCGGCATCCATGCAACGCTGTACGGTAAGCTCACACGTGATGTTGATTTGCAGGCCCTGTTCGAGGCGCGCTACGCCGATGAGCCATTCGTCGATGTGATGCCGGCGGGCAGCCATCCTGAGACGCGCTCGGTCAGAGGCTCAAACCGGTGTCGCATCGCGGTACACCGCCCGCAAGGCGGTGATACGGTCGTGGTGTTGTCGGTGATCGACAATCTGGTCAAGGGGGCTGCGGGTCAGGCTGTACAGAACTTGAACATCATGTTCGATTTTCCTGAGGCCATGGCGTTGAATATCGTACCGTTGTTGCCGTAA
- a CDS encoding DUF6776 family protein, translated as MRPLSVRPHIAWYYRWSMVLPFVLAAAGLVWYAYISGLELAGFRSGESERAMTGLQEKLAKVTLENSQLGSQVAQFQQQLQVEQGRSGETARQLQNLTAENARLQDDLNFFQNLTAASGKEGEFAIHRLTLERDKIPGEYRVRMLLVQSGQHGKEFSGGYQLVGTVVQNGREVTQLFPSAESGLAQFSLKFKYYQRLEQTLRLPADVQLKSVQVRLFEQGMREPKIRQSVNLL; from the coding sequence ATGAGGCCGCTGTCGGTTCGTCCGCATATTGCCTGGTATTATCGCTGGAGTATGGTGTTGCCCTTCGTGCTGGCGGCGGCTGGTCTGGTCTGGTACGCTTACATCAGCGGGTTGGAGTTGGCCGGTTTTCGCAGTGGTGAATCCGAGCGTGCAATGACAGGGTTGCAGGAGAAATTAGCCAAAGTCACGCTGGAGAATAGCCAGCTTGGCAGTCAAGTTGCGCAATTTCAGCAGCAACTACAGGTTGAGCAGGGGCGTAGCGGGGAGACTGCACGTCAGTTGCAGAACCTCACGGCAGAAAATGCCCGTTTACAGGATGATTTAAATTTTTTCCAGAATCTAACCGCTGCCAGCGGTAAGGAAGGTGAGTTTGCCATTCATAGGCTCACGCTGGAACGCGATAAAATCCCCGGAGAATATCGTGTGAGGATGTTGCTGGTGCAGAGCGGTCAGCACGGCAAAGAGTTTTCCGGAGGCTATCAGCTCGTTGGGACTGTGGTGCAAAACGGGCGCGAAGTAACGCAGCTATTCCCCTCCGCAGAATCAGGGCTTGCGCAGTTTTCACTGAAATTCAAGTATTATCAGCGTCTGGAGCAAACTCTGCGGCTTCCCGCAGATGTGCAATTGAAGAGTGTGCAGGTTAGACTGTTTGAACAGGGGATGCGCGAACCCAAAATCAGACAGAGTGTTAATCTTTTGTAG
- a CDS encoding bactofilin family protein — MFNKKHSKPQSRIDTLIGLGTVIDGNVTFSGGMRIDGQVNGDVIAMPGKPSTLILSELGSVNGAVSVTHLVVNGAICGDVTATEYLELHAKARVTGNVHYKTLEIQIGAMLQGHLVHTNAADQENVVAFKSSNA; from the coding sequence TTGTTCAACAAGAAGCACAGCAAGCCACAAAGCCGGATTGACACCCTTATCGGGCTGGGCACAGTCATCGATGGCAACGTCACGTTTAGTGGCGGCATGCGGATCGATGGTCAGGTAAACGGTGATGTGATCGCCATGCCGGGCAAACCCTCGACGCTGATTTTAAGCGAGCTGGGTAGCGTGAATGGTGCGGTAAGTGTCACTCATCTTGTGGTCAACGGGGCAATTTGCGGGGACGTCACTGCTACTGAATATCTCGAGCTTCATGCCAAGGCGCGGGTCACTGGCAACGTTCATTACAAGACGCTGGAAATTCAGATTGGTGCGATGCTTCAAGGACATCTGGTGCATACCAATGCCGCCGATCAGGAAAATGTGGTCGCGTTTAAATCGAGTAATGCTTAA
- the erpA gene encoding iron-sulfur cluster insertion protein ErpA, giving the protein MDATTAVTESQDLLVFTDNAAAKVKQLIEEEGNSELKLRVFVSGGGCSGFQYGFTFDEITNEDDTVLDKNGVQLLIDPMSYQYLVGAEIDYTEGLEGSQFVIKNPNATTTCGCGSSFSV; this is encoded by the coding sequence ATGGATGCAACAACTGCTGTAACCGAGTCACAAGATTTGCTGGTGTTCACAGACAATGCGGCTGCCAAGGTCAAGCAATTGATCGAAGAAGAAGGCAATAGCGAACTCAAACTTCGTGTATTTGTCAGCGGTGGCGGATGCTCAGGATTTCAGTACGGCTTTACGTTCGATGAAATCACCAACGAGGATGACACGGTTCTTGATAAGAACGGCGTGCAACTGTTGATCGATCCGATGAGCTACCAGTATCTGGTCGGTGCGGAAATTGATTACACGGAAGGACTGGAAGGCTCTCAGTTCGTCATTAAGAACCCGAATGCCACCACCACCTGCGGTTGCGGTTCTTCATTCTCAGTCTAG
- a CDS encoding SlyX family protein translates to MTEERFVNIETKISYQEDLVEELNKIVYQQQQKLSQLEAICASLTGHIQSLNEAGNINKTLNERPPHY, encoded by the coding sequence ATGACTGAAGAACGCTTCGTAAACATCGAAACAAAAATATCCTATCAGGAAGATCTGGTAGAGGAACTCAATAAAATTGTCTATCAGCAGCAGCAAAAACTCAGCCAGCTAGAGGCGATTTGCGCCTCACTGACAGGGCACATACAATCGCTGAATGAGGCAGGCAATATCAATAAAACCCTCAACGAAAGACCTCCACACTATTAA
- a CDS encoding anhydro-N-acetylmuramic acid kinase, with the protein MGTQHLSQPELYIGLMSGTSLDGIDAVLVDFAPPAPTLLGKFFFPFDDALRQAVLALHLPAQNELHQTQLIANQLATLYAQAVNALLALTCHTPQQILAIGCHGQTIRHCPEHGYTLQIGNAALLAELTSITVVSDFRSRDIAAGGQGAPLVPAFHDKLLRAPGVHRVIVNIGGISNLTNLAPGVTTSGFDCGPGNLLMDAWCMQHLKRSYDANGAWAATGRVLPELLQLMLAEPFFALPPPKSSGRDLFNMQWLQSKLTGDESPEDVQATLLELTCRTIAEAIQTQCAGAQAVYLCGGGAHNLTLLNRLATLLSSSIVQTTNELGVDSDFLEAIAFAWLAQQNLQGLPANLPLVTGARHSCILGAVYPA; encoded by the coding sequence TTGGGCACACAGCACTTGAGTCAGCCCGAGCTTTATATCGGGCTGATGTCGGGAACCAGCCTGGACGGCATCGATGCTGTACTGGTCGATTTCGCCCCCCCCGCCCCAACGCTACTGGGGAAATTTTTCTTCCCGTTCGATGATGCGCTGAGACAAGCCGTACTCGCCTTGCATCTCCCCGCGCAGAACGAACTGCACCAGACGCAACTGATCGCAAATCAACTGGCAACGCTGTATGCCCAAGCCGTCAATGCACTGCTAGCGCTTACCTGCCACACCCCTCAACAAATTCTCGCCATAGGCTGTCACGGACAAACCATCCGGCATTGCCCGGAACACGGCTATACGCTGCAAATCGGCAATGCTGCGCTGCTGGCTGAATTGACCAGCATTACCGTTGTCAGCGACTTTCGCAGCCGCGACATTGCAGCAGGCGGTCAGGGCGCCCCTTTGGTTCCCGCTTTCCACGACAAACTGCTGCGCGCGCCCGGCGTACATCGCGTGATTGTCAATATTGGCGGTATCAGCAACCTGACCAATCTCGCGCCCGGCGTTACCACGTCAGGCTTCGACTGCGGCCCGGGCAATCTGCTGATGGACGCATGGTGCATGCAACACCTGAAAAGATCCTATGATGCGAACGGCGCATGGGCTGCAACCGGACGAGTGCTACCCGAGCTGCTGCAATTGATGCTGGCGGAACCGTTCTTTGCACTGCCGCCCCCCAAGAGCAGCGGACGCGACCTGTTCAACATGCAATGGCTGCAAAGCAAACTTACCGGGGATGAATCACCTGAAGACGTACAGGCAACCCTGTTGGAACTCACCTGCCGCACCATTGCAGAGGCGATACAAACCCAATGCGCGGGCGCTCAGGCCGTTTACCTGTGCGGCGGCGGTGCGCACAACCTGACGCTGCTAAACCGTCTTGCAACGCTACTCTCCAGCAGCATTGTGCAGACCACCAACGAGCTCGGTGTCGACAGCGACTTTCTGGAAGCAATCGCCTTTGCCTGGCTGGCACAGCAAAATTTACAGGGACTGCCTGCAAACCTGCCGCTGGTGACTGGTGCTAGGCATTCGTGCATCCTAGGTGCCGTCTATCCTGCATAA
- a CDS encoding peptidoglycan DD-metalloendopeptidase family protein, translating into MLTQNMLNQERKKKLRWFITVSTMPLLGVVTAFGLVPTSNLGLNNDKVAIEQLALPAAAPTESTPATFWHTERLQRGDTVAELMQRLNIKDPVASNYLRNSADAKAFRKLSVGSEVQAETDTTGALVSLSYLGEQGAKSIIQKQGDSFISKTVAAQLEKRLFVRTGEIKTSLYAATDAAGMPESAANQLTEIFSGDVDFHHDLKRGDRFTAVYEMTYSNGALVKAGQIQAAEFINQGNVYRAVRFQSDATHSDYYTPEGRSLKKAFLRSPIAFSRVSSGFTMARFHPVLNKWRAHKGVDFAAPIGTPVKATSDGIVSFVGQQNGYGNVVILKHQSQYSTVYGHLSRYAKGLRNGARVRQGDVIAYVGMTGMTSGPHLHYEFRINDQQRDPLRVALPNALPITGANRTAFKAMADKFVASLVQLRNTNLAKLD; encoded by the coding sequence ATGTTAACGCAAAACATGCTTAACCAAGAACGCAAAAAGAAATTGCGCTGGTTTATCACCGTATCAACCATGCCACTGCTGGGTGTCGTCACCGCTTTTGGACTGGTGCCGACCAGCAATCTTGGTTTGAATAATGACAAAGTTGCCATAGAACAACTCGCTCTGCCCGCAGCAGCCCCAACCGAGAGCACGCCTGCCACCTTCTGGCACACCGAACGCCTGCAGCGCGGCGATACGGTGGCAGAACTGATGCAACGCCTGAACATTAAGGATCCGGTTGCCAGCAATTATCTGCGCAACAGCGCTGACGCAAAAGCATTCCGGAAATTATCTGTTGGCAGCGAAGTACAAGCGGAAACAGATACGACAGGTGCACTCGTATCATTGAGCTACTTGGGCGAACAGGGCGCAAAATCCATCATCCAAAAGCAAGGCGACTCGTTCATCTCGAAAACGGTTGCCGCGCAACTCGAAAAACGTCTGTTTGTCCGCACAGGTGAGATCAAGACCAGCCTGTACGCCGCCACCGATGCCGCTGGCATGCCGGAATCAGCCGCCAACCAACTCACCGAAATTTTCAGCGGCGATGTGGACTTCCATCACGATTTGAAACGCGGCGATCGCTTCACCGCCGTCTATGAAATGACCTACAGTAACGGCGCACTGGTGAAAGCCGGGCAAATTCAGGCAGCCGAATTCATTAATCAGGGCAATGTCTATCGCGCTGTACGCTTTCAAAGCGATGCAACCCACAGCGATTACTACACCCCCGAAGGCCGCAGCCTGAAGAAGGCATTTTTGCGCTCTCCGATTGCTTTTTCACGCGTGAGCTCGGGCTTTACCATGGCACGTTTTCATCCGGTACTGAACAAATGGCGCGCGCACAAGGGCGTAGATTTTGCAGCCCCCATCGGCACGCCGGTAAAAGCCACCTCGGATGGTATCGTCTCTTTTGTCGGCCAGCAGAATGGCTATGGCAACGTTGTCATTCTGAAGCACCAGAGTCAGTATTCCACGGTATACGGGCATCTGTCTCGCTACGCCAAGGGCCTGCGTAACGGCGCTCGCGTCAGACAAGGCGATGTGATTGCCTATGTCGGCATGACCGGCATGACCAGCGGCCCTCACCTGCACTATGAATTCAGGATCAACGATCAGCAACGCGACCCGCTGCGCGTCGCACTGCCCAATGCACTGCCGATCACGGGTGCAAACCGGACCGCATTCAAGGCAATGGCAGATAAATTTGTCGCAAGTCTGGTCCAGTTGCGCAACACCAATCTCGCCAAGCTGGATTAA
- the tyrS gene encoding tyrosine--tRNA ligase: MNDMTQVLDVIKRGADELLIEAELKQKLALGRPLRIKAGFDPTAPDLHLGHTVLLNKMRQLQDLGHHALFLIGDFTGMIGDPTGKNATRPPLSREQVLENAQSYRDQVFKVLDPEKTEIVFNSTWMDKFSAVDLIRLAATHTVAQMLERDDFAKRYKGGQPIAIHEFIYPLVQGYDSVALKADLELGGTDQKFNLLMGREMQRHYGQPAQCILTMPLLEGLDGVNKMSKSLGNYIGITDAPQDMFGKLMSISDVLMWRYLELLSFRSLSEIASWRAEVEGGRNPRDIKVLLAQEIVARFHSQRDAEAALEEFDARFRKGVLPDDMPEMTVAAPDGVISVPLLLRQAGLVDGTSEAMRMIVQGAVKLDGERVNDKGDTVAAGRVVVAQVGKRKFARITVQ; encoded by the coding sequence ATGAATGACATGACACAGGTATTGGATGTAATAAAACGCGGGGCAGATGAATTGCTGATCGAGGCTGAGCTCAAACAAAAACTCGCATTGGGTCGTCCGTTGCGCATTAAGGCGGGTTTCGACCCGACCGCGCCGGATCTTCATCTGGGGCATACCGTATTGCTCAATAAGATGCGTCAGTTGCAGGATCTGGGGCATCACGCGTTGTTTTTGATTGGCGACTTCACAGGAATGATTGGTGATCCGACCGGAAAAAATGCCACCCGTCCGCCGCTGTCACGCGAACAGGTGCTGGAAAATGCGCAGTCGTACCGTGATCAGGTTTTTAAAGTGCTCGACCCTGAAAAGACGGAGATCGTTTTCAATTCGACCTGGATGGATAAATTCAGTGCAGTCGACTTGATCCGGCTGGCAGCGACCCATACGGTCGCGCAAATGCTTGAGCGCGATGATTTTGCGAAGCGCTACAAGGGGGGGCAGCCGATTGCGATTCATGAATTCATCTATCCTCTGGTGCAAGGTTACGATTCGGTCGCGTTGAAGGCGGATTTGGAGTTGGGCGGCACGGATCAGAAATTTAACCTGCTGATGGGGCGCGAAATGCAACGTCATTACGGGCAGCCTGCGCAGTGTATCTTGACCATGCCACTGCTCGAAGGTCTGGATGGTGTGAACAAGATGTCCAAGTCGCTTGGCAATTACATCGGAATTACCGATGCGCCTCAGGATATGTTTGGCAAGCTGATGTCAATTTCCGATGTGTTGATGTGGCGTTATCTTGAATTGCTGTCGTTCCGCAGTCTGAGCGAAATTGCAAGCTGGCGTGCCGAAGTTGAAGGCGGACGCAATCCGCGCGACATCAAAGTGTTGCTGGCGCAGGAAATTGTTGCGCGATTCCACAGTCAGCGGGATGCTGAGGCTGCGCTGGAGGAGTTCGATGCCCGTTTTCGCAAGGGGGTGTTGCCTGATGATATGCCGGAGATGACCGTGGCGGCTCCCGATGGCGTGATTTCCGTGCCGTTGTTGCTGAGGCAGGCCGGACTGGTAGACGGAACGTCGGAGGCAATGCGCATGATAGTTCAGGGTGCGGTCAAGCTCGACGGTGAGCGCGTGAACGATAAAGGCGATACGGTAGCGGCCGGTCGTGTGGTGGTGGCTCAAGTCGGTAAGCGTAAATTTGCACGAATCACGGTGCAATAA
- the rpsU gene encoding 30S ribosomal protein S21, with protein MTTVRVKENEPFEVAMRRFKRSVEKTGLLTDLRAREFYEKPTAERKRKLAAAVKRHYKRLRSQTLPPKLY; from the coding sequence ATGACAACCGTACGTGTTAAAGAGAATGAGCCGTTTGAAGTCGCAATGCGTCGTTTCAAGCGTTCTGTAGAAAAAACTGGTCTGTTGACCGATTTGCGTGCACGTGAATTTTACGAGAAGCCAACAGCTGAACGCAAGCGCAAGCTCGCTGCAGCGGTTAAGCGTCATTACAAGCGTCTGCGCAGCCAGACTCTGCCGCCTAAGCTGTACTAA